The proteins below are encoded in one region of Chrysemys picta bellii isolate R12L10 chromosome 4, ASM1138683v2, whole genome shotgun sequence:
- the TTC9 gene encoding tetratricopeptide repeat protein 9A, giving the protein MERQSPAAAQAGAEPGELLQRALEFKSQGAQCYKDKKFREAIGKYHRALLELKGLPPPAPPEPSSSASCAASPGVQLTAEQSQSAESIEIDCYNSLAACLLQAELVNYERVKEYCLKVLKKEGENFKALYRSGVAFYHLGDFNKALHYLKEARSRQPTDTNVIRYIQLTEMKLSRCSQREKEAL; this is encoded by the exons ATGGAGCGGcagagccccgctgcagcccAGGCTGGTGCGGAGCCCGGCGAGCTCCTCCAGCGAGCCCTGGAGTTCAAGAGCCAAGGGGCGCAGTGCTACAAGGACAAAAAATTCCGCGAGGCCATCGGCAAGTACCACCGGGCGCTGCTGGAGCTGAAGGGGCTGCCGCcgccggccccgccggagcccagCTCCTCCGCCAGCTGCGCCGCCAGCCCGGGGGTCCAGCTCACCGCGGAGCAGAGCCAGAGCGCGGAGAGCATCGAGATCGATTGTTACAACAGCCTGGCAG CATGTCTGCTCCAGGCTGAGCTGGTGAATTATGAGCGAGTCAAGGAGTATTGCCTCAAAGTGCTTAAGAAGGAAGGAGAGAACTTCAAGGCACTCTATCGATCGGGCGTAGCATTCTACCACCTTGGTGACTTCAACAAGGCACTGCACTATTTGAAAGAAGCAAGGTCCCGACAGCCGACAG aTACCAATGTCATACGGTATATCCAGCTGACGGAGATGAAGCTTAGTAGATGTTCCCAGAGGGAGAAAGAAGCCTTGTAA